Proteins encoded by one window of Agelaius phoeniceus isolate bAgePho1 chromosome 3, bAgePho1.hap1, whole genome shotgun sequence:
- the RWDD2A gene encoding RWD domain-containing protein 2A isoform X1: MFLLFLSRAYTEPRPLLIFVQPGWGGAWACLGGWEEAQPGQVTPIDQRDIPDHGTSRSAGVEGSAMASTVKECLELQLLEVEMLLSMFPKRGEFSLDADAVPSIQRYLSNADGALPPQLEYRIALHVGEAKVKVELQVLLPHMYPQVAPQLFARSDALHRQQQLQLNTRLTSHISSLDPGDLCVCEAVQWVKDNSLPFLETCQASSECAAEAVRAKEKLRRMWIYSHHIYRQELRKKIFDCAKKLNLTGFCLTGKPGVICVEGLQENCEEFWRVIRYPNWKHISCKHVENIETEGSVDNLRLFHSFEDLQFQAHGDYGLRNDYHMDLGQFLEFLKQHQSGHIFQILFGVEGKLSDN, encoded by the exons atgtttttgttattcctgagcagggcttacacagagccgAGGCCGCTCCTGATTTTTgtacagccaggctggggaggggcctGGGCATGCTTGGGAGGTTGGGAGGAGGCACAGCccggacaggtgaccccaattgaccaaagggacattccaGACCATGGAACATCACGCTCG GCGGGCGTGGAGGGCAGTGCAATGGCTTCCACGGTGAAAGAatgcctggagctccagctgctggaagtGGAAATGCTCCTTTCGATGTTTCCCAAGAGAGGAGAATTCAGCCTGGATGCGGATGCCGTGCCCAGCATCCAGCGCTACCTGAGCAATGCTGACGGAGCCCTGCCCCCGCAGCTGGAATATCGCATCGCTCTCCATGTCGGGGAGGCCAAG GTAAAAGTGGAGTTGCAGGTTCTCCTTCCTCATATGTACCCTCAGGTGGCTCCTCAGCTTTTTGCCAGATCAGATGCTCTGCACAGACAGCAACAGTTGCAGCTCAATACTCGTCTCACGTCTCACATCAGCTCTCTGGATCCAGgagatctgtgtgtgtgtgaggctGTGCAGTGGGTGAAGGACAACAGCCTGCCCTTCTTGGAAACCTGTCAGGCCTCATCTGAGTGTGCTGCTGAAGCAGTCAGGGCTAAGGAAAAGCTGCGTCGCATGTGGATCTACAGCCATCACATATACAGGCAGGAACTGAGGAAAAAGATTTTTGACTGTGCTAAGAAGTTAAATCTGACTGGCTTCTGCCTAACTGGGAAACCTGGTGTCATCTGTGTGGAGGGACTCCAAGAAAACTGTGAAGAGTTCTGGCGTGTTATTAGATATCCCAACTGGAAGCACATTTCATGCAAGCATGTGGAGAATATAGAAACAGAGGGAAGTGTTGATAATCTTCGTCTCTTTCACAGTTTTGAAGACCTGCAGTTTCAGGCACATGGTGATTATGGCCTGAGGAATGACTATCACATGGATCTTGGCCAGTTTCTAGAATTCCTGAAACAGCATCAAAGTGGAcacatttttcagattttatttgGTGTTGAAGGCAAACTTTCAGACAATTGA
- the RWDD2A gene encoding RWD domain-containing protein 2A isoform X2, which produces MEHHARYIRQGGRRKGRTFAAMAFAFPSDPEAGVEGSAMASTVKECLELQLLEVEMLLSMFPKRGEFSLDADAVPSIQRYLSNADGALPPQLEYRIALHVGEAKVKVELQVLLPHMYPQVAPQLFARSDALHRQQQLQLNTRLTSHISSLDPGDLCVCEAVQWVKDNSLPFLETCQASSECAAEAVRAKEKLRRMWIYSHHIYRQELRKKIFDCAKKLNLTGFCLTGKPGVICVEGLQENCEEFWRVIRYPNWKHISCKHVENIETEGSVDNLRLFHSFEDLQFQAHGDYGLRNDYHMDLGQFLEFLKQHQSGHIFQILFGVEGKLSDN; this is translated from the exons ATGGAACATCACGCTCGGTATATaaggcagggaggaaggaggaaggggaggacgTTTGCAGCGATGGCGTTTGCGTTCCCAAGTGACCCTGAG GCGGGCGTGGAGGGCAGTGCAATGGCTTCCACGGTGAAAGAatgcctggagctccagctgctggaagtGGAAATGCTCCTTTCGATGTTTCCCAAGAGAGGAGAATTCAGCCTGGATGCGGATGCCGTGCCCAGCATCCAGCGCTACCTGAGCAATGCTGACGGAGCCCTGCCCCCGCAGCTGGAATATCGCATCGCTCTCCATGTCGGGGAGGCCAAG GTAAAAGTGGAGTTGCAGGTTCTCCTTCCTCATATGTACCCTCAGGTGGCTCCTCAGCTTTTTGCCAGATCAGATGCTCTGCACAGACAGCAACAGTTGCAGCTCAATACTCGTCTCACGTCTCACATCAGCTCTCTGGATCCAGgagatctgtgtgtgtgtgaggctGTGCAGTGGGTGAAGGACAACAGCCTGCCCTTCTTGGAAACCTGTCAGGCCTCATCTGAGTGTGCTGCTGAAGCAGTCAGGGCTAAGGAAAAGCTGCGTCGCATGTGGATCTACAGCCATCACATATACAGGCAGGAACTGAGGAAAAAGATTTTTGACTGTGCTAAGAAGTTAAATCTGACTGGCTTCTGCCTAACTGGGAAACCTGGTGTCATCTGTGTGGAGGGACTCCAAGAAAACTGTGAAGAGTTCTGGCGTGTTATTAGATATCCCAACTGGAAGCACATTTCATGCAAGCATGTGGAGAATATAGAAACAGAGGGAAGTGTTGATAATCTTCGTCTCTTTCACAGTTTTGAAGACCTGCAGTTTCAGGCACATGGTGATTATGGCCTGAGGAATGACTATCACATGGATCTTGGCCAGTTTCTAGAATTCCTGAAACAGCATCAAAGTGGAcacatttttcagattttatttgGTGTTGAAGGCAAACTTTCAGACAATTGA
- the RWDD2A gene encoding RWD domain-containing protein 2A isoform X3, which yields MASTVKECLELQLLEVEMLLSMFPKRGEFSLDADAVPSIQRYLSNADGALPPQLEYRIALHVGEAKVKVELQVLLPHMYPQVAPQLFARSDALHRQQQLQLNTRLTSHISSLDPGDLCVCEAVQWVKDNSLPFLETCQASSECAAEAVRAKEKLRRMWIYSHHIYRQELRKKIFDCAKKLNLTGFCLTGKPGVICVEGLQENCEEFWRVIRYPNWKHISCKHVENIETEGSVDNLRLFHSFEDLQFQAHGDYGLRNDYHMDLGQFLEFLKQHQSGHIFQILFGVEGKLSDN from the exons ATGGCTTCCACGGTGAAAGAatgcctggagctccagctgctggaagtGGAAATGCTCCTTTCGATGTTTCCCAAGAGAGGAGAATTCAGCCTGGATGCGGATGCCGTGCCCAGCATCCAGCGCTACCTGAGCAATGCTGACGGAGCCCTGCCCCCGCAGCTGGAATATCGCATCGCTCTCCATGTCGGGGAGGCCAAG GTAAAAGTGGAGTTGCAGGTTCTCCTTCCTCATATGTACCCTCAGGTGGCTCCTCAGCTTTTTGCCAGATCAGATGCTCTGCACAGACAGCAACAGTTGCAGCTCAATACTCGTCTCACGTCTCACATCAGCTCTCTGGATCCAGgagatctgtgtgtgtgtgaggctGTGCAGTGGGTGAAGGACAACAGCCTGCCCTTCTTGGAAACCTGTCAGGCCTCATCTGAGTGTGCTGCTGAAGCAGTCAGGGCTAAGGAAAAGCTGCGTCGCATGTGGATCTACAGCCATCACATATACAGGCAGGAACTGAGGAAAAAGATTTTTGACTGTGCTAAGAAGTTAAATCTGACTGGCTTCTGCCTAACTGGGAAACCTGGTGTCATCTGTGTGGAGGGACTCCAAGAAAACTGTGAAGAGTTCTGGCGTGTTATTAGATATCCCAACTGGAAGCACATTTCATGCAAGCATGTGGAGAATATAGAAACAGAGGGAAGTGTTGATAATCTTCGTCTCTTTCACAGTTTTGAAGACCTGCAGTTTCAGGCACATGGTGATTATGGCCTGAGGAATGACTATCACATGGATCTTGGCCAGTTTCTAGAATTCCTGAAACAGCATCAAAGTGGAcacatttttcagattttatttgGTGTTGAAGGCAAACTTTCAGACAATTGA